The Arachidicoccus terrestris genome includes the window TACTGCTCTTTTAGTGTGTCAGCTGCCTTCCTTCGGTCAAACCCGGCATCCGCTAAAAGCACCCGCACAGCTCGATGACAGCTTGTTTTCCACCTATTACCGGCAAAGGGTATCGTTATTCAGGTCACTACCGACCCATCGTAACAGTATTATCTTTTTAGGAAACAGTATCACGGATGGCGGTGAGTGGGCTGAACTTTTTAATAACGATGCCAGAATAATCAATCGCGGAATCAGTGGCGATATCACCGCGGGTGTTTTAAACAGATTAGACGAGGTTACCAGGCGCCGGCCGGCAAAGGTCTTTTTACTCATCGGCACCAACGACCTGGCCAGAGGCATTTCCACGGACAGTATTTTGAAAAATATATACTTAATTGCCGGGATCATCCATCAGCAGTCTCCTTACACAAAACTATATATCCAGAGCCTGACACCGGTAAACGATTATTATGGCAAATTTCCCTCCCATACAGGTAATAGCGACAAGATCAAAACGATTAACCGGTCACTGGCGGACCATGCGGGGCATAAGGATTATCCCTATACTTACTTAAACATCCATGACTTATTCACGGATCAGGCAGGACTTTTTGATACGGGGTTGACCAATGACGGTCTCCACTTAAAAGGAGAGGCTTACCAGCGTTGGAAGCATTTTCTGTATCCTTATTTGCAGGATGTACAACCCAGGCCCGCTTTGGTTCCTTTGCCCAGGGAACTGACCTGGACCGGACAGTCCTTTGATCTTTACCTCCCGACAACGATCGAGATACGTCAAGACAGCTTACGGGATCTGGCCGTAGATTTACAAAAAATCATCCGCGACGCCGGTTATCAGGTGTCGATCAACGATCCGTCCAAAACTGAACAGTCCATTAAATTAAAGATAGAGAAAATAAGCACTGCAGTTAACCCAGCGGAGGCCTATCAGTTAGAAGTCAATCAGCATCATATCAATATTAAAGCGGGTACCAAGGAAGGCCTGTACAGGGGACTTCAGACACTCAGGCAACTACTGCGTGACGGGTCGGTTATTGATGGCTGTAAGATTAGTGACGAGCCGGCTTATAGCTGGCGCGGCTATATGGTAGATGTCGGCAGAAACTACCAGTCCATGGACCTGTTAAAGCGGCAGATCGACCATATGGCGGCGCTGAAGTTGAATGTCTTCCATTTTCACGCCACGGAAAACGAAGCCTGGCGCTTCCAGGTCAGATCCTTTCCCGCTTTGACAGACCCCAGATTTATGGAGCGGGACAAGGGCCAGTATTATTCCACGGCAGAAATTAAAGAACTGATTAAATATTGTAAGGACCGGTATATCCTTTTTTTGCCGGAGATCGATATGCCAGGTCATAGCGCCGCTTTTACAAGAGCCATGGGCTATGACATGCAAAGTGATTCAGGGCTGGCGACGGTCAAAAAAATACTGACAGAAATTGCGGCGACCTATGATTTTCCCTATATCCATATCGGAGCCGATGAAGTCAAAATCACCCGGCAGGACTTTATCCCGGCAGTGACGAAACTATTGCAGGATAAAGGCATTAAAGTGATCGGCTGGGCACCGGGCGGCAAATATTATCCGGGAGTCATCCGGCAGTTATGGGGCAGTGATAAGGGGCTGACAGAAGATCATATCCAGCGCATTGATTCGAAAAACTTATATATCAACCATATGGACGCCGAAGAGTCCGTTGCCTCCATATACAACCATGCCATCTGCGGTGTGCAAAAAGGCGACACTTATCATCTCGGGGGCACCTTATGCCTCTGGAATGACCGCAGGTTAAGTACGGATCTTAATAACCTGATTCAAAATCCTGCCTATCCCGCCCTGGTCAGCTTTGCCGAAAGAGCGTGGTGCGGTGGCGGCAACACGTCTAACGAGGTTTTTATTCCGGATTCAGCGGCCGAACAGCGCCTTGCATTTGAGGCGTTTGAAAACCGGCTGCTGGATATCAAAAAGTCCTTCTTTTATAAGGAACCTTTTCCCTATGTGCGGCAAGCGAATATCCGGTGGCAGTTGATCGGCCCTTACCCTAATAATGGCGATCTGGAAAAATCTTTTGCACCGGAAGATAAGGGATTTGATTTTTCCGGTGCAGCCGATACCTTAAACGCGACCGGTGCAACGATTATTTTACGGCATTTTTGGCACCCTGCCGCTAAAGGGATACTCAAAAACCCGAAAGAAAACACCACCTACTACGCTTTTGCCAGGTATTGGAGTGAGGCAGATACCACGGCCGGGATGTGGATCGGATTTTATGATTTCTCCCGGTCTACCGCGACCAGTACCCCGAAAGCC containing:
- a CDS encoding family 20 glycosylhydrolase translates to MKSFLFTITALLVCQLPSFGQTRHPLKAPAQLDDSLFSTYYRQRVSLFRSLPTHRNSIIFLGNSITDGGEWAELFNNDARIINRGISGDITAGVLNRLDEVTRRRPAKVFLLIGTNDLARGISTDSILKNIYLIAGIIHQQSPYTKLYIQSLTPVNDYYGKFPSHTGNSDKIKTINRSLADHAGHKDYPYTYLNIHDLFTDQAGLFDTGLTNDGLHLKGEAYQRWKHFLYPYLQDVQPRPALVPLPRELTWTGQSFDLYLPTTIEIRQDSLRDLAVDLQKIIRDAGYQVSINDPSKTEQSIKLKIEKISTAVNPAEAYQLEVNQHHINIKAGTKEGLYRGLQTLRQLLRDGSVIDGCKISDEPAYSWRGYMVDVGRNYQSMDLLKRQIDHMAALKLNVFHFHATENEAWRFQVRSFPALTDPRFMERDKGQYYSTAEIKELIKYCKDRYILFLPEIDMPGHSAAFTRAMGYDMQSDSGLATVKKILTEIAATYDFPYIHIGADEVKITRQDFIPAVTKLLQDKGIKVIGWAPGGKYYPGVIRQLWGSDKGLTEDHIQRIDSKNLYINHMDAEESVASIYNHAICGVQKGDTYHLGGTLCLWNDRRLSTDLNNLIQNPAYPALVSFAERAWCGGGNTSNEVFIPDSAAEQRLAFEAFENRLLDIKKSFFYKEPFPYVRQANIRWQLIGPYPNNGDLEKSFAPEDKGFDFSGAADTLNATGATIILRHFWHPAAKGILKNPKENTTYYAFARYWSEADTTAGMWIGFYDFSRSTATSTPKAGSWNNLSSKIWLNGTVIAPPDFVRAGQRGNTETPYVDENYSFRIPATVHLKKGWNQILIKVLIGKFNSGIWYAPYKWMFTAVFVKKQGPVNWQQDGRFYGNRRDQEK